Proteins from one Nitrososphaera sp. genomic window:
- a CDS encoding response regulator: MIQEHQQKKALVMIVDDEEDSLSVFSTSLKRDGYNVHAFSDPVTALEHFRYSPNECQLIISDVRMPGLSGFQLARKVKEINPKVKVVLTSAFEINPSEFESVLPDVPVDGFLDKPLSLKQLAETVEKQLATE, encoded by the coding sequence CTTGGTAATGATAGTGGACGATGAGGAGGACTCGCTGAGTGTCTTTAGTACCAGCCTTAAAAGAGACGGGTATAATGTTCATGCTTTTTCCGATCCAGTGACGGCTCTTGAGCATTTTCGATATTCTCCGAATGAATGTCAGCTGATAATATCTGATGTTCGCATGCCCGGGCTCAGCGGATTTCAGCTGGCCAGGAAGGTCAAGGAGATAAATCCAAAGGTCAAGGTAGTTCTGACAAGTGCTTTCGAGATCAATCCATCGGAATTTGAATCTGTACTTCCTGACGTGCCAGTGGACGGATTTTTGGACAAGCCCCTCTCTCTGAAACAGCTGGCAGAAACTGTAGAGAAGCAGCTGGCGACGGAATAA